Proteins co-encoded in one Opitutus terrae PB90-1 genomic window:
- a CDS encoding tetratricopeptide repeat protein: MTSAKLISLLQAGAAHHRAGRLVQAEAQYRQAVLGAPKSFEALHLLGLVNFQLGRMAEAADLLQRALRVNPQSAPCAMQLGMVLVALGRHKEAEAHLRGVVTRQPQLHEAWTHLAHCLKTQNRLREAIDCYQKAIELEPKDALAWYNYGLTLSLAARPLEALACHERALAIDPHHAEARFGRAQALQQTNRIPEAVEDYGRVLARQPGNLEARSYRLFALHYLEGVSRDQLFAEHVEYGRIAGGPTVQAFKNVPDPNRRLRVGVLSPDFRLHACAYFIEPLLQHLNPREFELCLYHNHPREDEVTARFRTRAAVWRNFVGRSHSFVEATIREDAPDVLIDLAGHTGFNRLPIFAHRLAPVQITYLGYPDTTGVAAMDYRFTDALADPPGEADALATEKLVRFAPTAWAYLAPPDSLAPNTREPAADGSVVFGSFNNLSKITDSMLAVWGRLLKQVPNGRLLLKGVGLSEPESRGRYVARMETAGLPVDRVELLERTPDTAAHLALYHRVDVALDTFPYHGTTTTCEALWMGVPVVTLAGDRHSSRVGVSLLSAVGHSEWIAHSADDYVAIALALAADPARRAQLRRDLREGLKRSPLLDHPAQAARFAAGLRQCWGEWCLRHGALGT; encoded by the coding sequence GTGACCTCCGCCAAACTCATTTCCCTGCTGCAAGCCGGCGCGGCGCACCATCGCGCCGGACGGCTGGTTCAGGCGGAGGCACAATACCGGCAGGCGGTGCTGGGCGCGCCCAAAAGCTTCGAAGCGCTGCACCTGCTCGGCCTGGTGAACTTCCAGTTGGGCCGAATGGCCGAGGCCGCGGATCTGCTGCAACGGGCGTTGCGCGTGAACCCCCAGTCGGCGCCCTGTGCGATGCAGTTGGGCATGGTGCTCGTGGCGCTGGGACGACACAAGGAAGCGGAGGCGCATCTGCGTGGCGTGGTGACACGCCAGCCGCAGCTGCACGAAGCCTGGACGCACCTGGCCCACTGCCTGAAGACCCAAAACCGGCTGCGCGAGGCGATCGACTGCTATCAGAAAGCCATCGAGTTGGAGCCGAAGGACGCGCTGGCGTGGTATAACTACGGCCTCACGTTGAGTCTCGCGGCGCGACCCCTGGAAGCTCTTGCCTGTCACGAACGCGCGCTCGCGATCGACCCGCATCACGCCGAGGCGCGGTTTGGTCGCGCGCAAGCATTGCAGCAAACGAACCGGATTCCCGAAGCGGTGGAAGACTATGGCCGCGTGCTCGCCCGGCAGCCGGGAAATCTCGAGGCGCGGAGCTACCGGTTGTTCGCGCTGCACTACCTCGAAGGGGTTTCGCGCGACCAACTGTTCGCGGAGCATGTGGAGTACGGACGAATCGCCGGCGGGCCCACGGTTCAGGCGTTCAAGAACGTGCCAGACCCGAACCGGCGGCTGCGGGTGGGCGTGCTGTCGCCTGATTTTCGGCTTCACGCCTGCGCCTACTTTATCGAGCCGCTCTTGCAGCACCTGAATCCGCGGGAGTTTGAGCTGTGTCTCTACCACAATCACCCGCGCGAAGACGAGGTGACCGCGCGTTTTCGGACGCGCGCCGCGGTGTGGCGAAATTTCGTGGGACGTTCGCATTCCTTCGTGGAGGCCACGATCCGCGAAGACGCGCCGGACGTCCTGATCGATCTGGCCGGCCACACGGGATTCAATCGGCTGCCGATCTTCGCCCATCGGCTGGCACCAGTGCAGATCACCTATCTCGGCTATCCCGATACGACCGGTGTCGCGGCGATGGATTATCGTTTCACCGACGCGCTCGCTGACCCGCCGGGTGAGGCGGACGCGTTGGCGACGGAGAAACTGGTGCGGTTTGCGCCGACGGCATGGGCCTATCTTGCGCCGCCCGACTCACTCGCACCCAACACGCGTGAACCGGCAGCGGATGGATCGGTGGTGTTCGGCAGCTTCAATAATCTCTCGAAGATCACCGATTCGATGCTGGCCGTGTGGGGCCGGCTGTTGAAGCAGGTGCCGAACGGCCGGCTGCTCCTGAAAGGGGTAGGCCTGTCGGAGCCTGAATCGCGCGGGCGCTACGTCGCCCGCATGGAGACGGCCGGGTTGCCCGTGGACCGCGTTGAACTGCTTGAACGCACTCCCGACACCGCAGCGCACCTGGCGCTGTACCATCGCGTCGACGTGGCGCTGGACACCTTCCCCTATCATGGCACGACCACGACCTGCGAGGCCTTGTGGATGGGTGTGCCGGTGGTGACGCTGGCGGGAGACCGGCATTCGTCGCGCGTAGGCGTGAGCCTGCTGAGCGCGGTCGGTCATTCGGAATGGATCGCGCACTCTGCGGATGACTACGTGGCCATCGCGCTGGCGCTCGCCGCGGATCCGGCGAGACGCGCCCAACTGCGCCGGGATTTGCGCGAGGGCCTGAAGCGCAGTCCGCTGCTTGATCATCCGGCGCAGGCGGCCCGATTCGCGGCGGGATTGCGGCAGTGTTGGGGCGAGTGGTGCTTGCGTCACGGAGCCCTCGGAACGTGA
- a CDS encoding glycosyltransferase, producing the protein MRVLFATGSPARYMAPPLLGDEQVNCGPDWTNEEVDGYYFSLATPVGEYDLATVAAQLDSDQPIDAVVCLVDAAWRNLPRNLAQFSCPKILLVADTHHLQQPISRMLEYATSEPFDRVVFLYDRHHATFFEHAGLRNLYWFPGLTFPHSDALVASSRQSMRERQIAFVGQAGGLHPRRTRMLDGLVDGGLPVARAVLSQTEGLQHYGRSSIGLNASLNGDLNLRIFEILSSGALLLTDWLSPAAGLGQVWAEGREMATYRSLPELVERARHYLGHPEEAARIAAAGATWFDQHFRSDQRRTLFQELVFNGTPPPLFPGLCRTTASSVHFSHGLVSAYECVQEMHRQRERVVVRCAPDVPAEICSLWTTLPRVEPATDPVAAVDLEVQSSDCFKLPAGTTASRILIWDIAGQVPKGVASQLAALKLVRSGEAEGFYVSGTARRPAAPTLGELQEARLLMERGQIAAALPLAQAAVRKNPRSVEVLAVLAELAFEAGHRSFLEKIIKDARAIAPLDPRVRALDEFLMPGRATRRVPRLLATGWAYFGLKEWARAGSCACEVLRSDPDQAEAHLLLGRSLMRSENIRDGLTSLQRATELAPSEAAAWRALAEAYAQIEDAAAALVAAERALEHGRDVDYRSHFLVAWAALTVTNHERARAVLAQILQAQPGNLRAKRWLLLAEGQANIPKGEISPSARIPPRAARDAYDLLVCGLEVNEHHGVGVLLKRFFPASHSFVTLRSRTQYKGEESFGAINMVAPSAGLSLNAIRRDLSLLLDGRRIRRILCVPYYLADFHHGYLARELTGAPLCTYVMDDQNVYTSNVPDSAAKRLFEASDLRLAISEEMTASYERKFGTTFHFAPPVLTSNADAVVNVWDRSTAPANRAAMLGNVWTFAQFERLRAFTRATGLTIDWFGSGPKAAWLGVDPLALANDGIHCAGFLPERDLIRRIATYPFVVIPSGMLDETEDNESFSRLSLPSRMLFVLTKTCTPMLVLGSPDTAAGRFVLRHGVGLCTSYRPDEAQRAIRRITEPDTRQRFLANARAVAPRYVLPDPEAWLWRSLSGRRVLPASWNAPVPDQNTAVRMAGAV; encoded by the coding sequence ATGCGCGTCCTGTTCGCGACAGGTTCGCCGGCCCGCTACATGGCGCCACCGCTGCTCGGTGACGAGCAGGTAAACTGCGGACCGGACTGGACGAACGAGGAAGTCGACGGCTACTACTTTTCCTTGGCGACGCCGGTCGGGGAATACGATCTCGCCACCGTCGCAGCACAGCTGGATTCCGATCAACCGATCGATGCGGTTGTCTGTCTAGTCGATGCCGCGTGGCGGAATCTGCCGCGAAATCTCGCGCAGTTTTCGTGCCCCAAGATTCTGCTCGTTGCCGATACTCACCACCTGCAACAGCCCATCAGCAGGATGCTGGAATATGCCACGAGTGAACCGTTCGATCGTGTCGTATTCCTGTACGATCGGCACCACGCGACGTTCTTCGAGCACGCCGGATTGCGGAACCTGTATTGGTTTCCGGGGCTGACGTTTCCGCACTCCGACGCGCTCGTAGCGTCGAGCCGGCAATCAATGCGGGAGCGGCAGATCGCGTTCGTGGGCCAAGCTGGCGGATTGCACCCACGGCGCACGCGGATGCTCGATGGACTTGTCGATGGCGGTCTCCCGGTTGCTCGCGCTGTGCTGTCGCAAACCGAAGGGCTCCAGCACTACGGCCGGTCAAGCATCGGGCTGAACGCCAGCCTCAATGGCGACCTCAACCTGCGAATTTTCGAGATTCTGTCGAGCGGCGCGCTGCTGCTCACGGATTGGCTAAGTCCGGCCGCGGGGCTCGGTCAGGTGTGGGCTGAAGGACGCGAAATGGCGACCTACCGGTCGCTTCCTGAGTTGGTTGAACGGGCCAGGCACTATCTCGGCCACCCCGAGGAGGCGGCGAGAATCGCGGCCGCAGGGGCGACGTGGTTCGATCAGCATTTCCGCTCGGACCAGCGACGCACCTTGTTCCAGGAACTGGTGTTCAACGGCACGCCGCCGCCGCTCTTTCCGGGCTTGTGCCGGACGACAGCAAGTTCAGTTCATTTCAGCCACGGGTTGGTGAGTGCGTATGAGTGCGTCCAGGAGATGCACCGCCAGCGCGAACGTGTGGTCGTCCGCTGCGCGCCCGATGTACCGGCGGAAATCTGCAGCCTTTGGACAACCCTGCCGCGCGTTGAGCCTGCGACGGATCCTGTGGCAGCGGTCGACCTCGAGGTGCAATCGAGCGATTGTTTTAAGCTGCCGGCCGGAACGACAGCCTCACGTATTTTAATTTGGGATATCGCCGGACAGGTCCCAAAGGGGGTGGCCTCGCAGCTCGCCGCGCTGAAGCTGGTGCGATCCGGCGAGGCCGAAGGTTTCTATGTGAGCGGAACGGCGCGCCGTCCTGCGGCACCGACGTTGGGCGAATTGCAGGAGGCTCGGCTCTTGATGGAACGGGGGCAGATTGCGGCGGCGCTGCCGCTGGCCCAAGCGGCCGTGAGAAAGAACCCGCGCAGCGTCGAGGTACTGGCCGTCCTCGCGGAGTTGGCGTTCGAGGCCGGACATCGTTCTTTTCTGGAAAAGATCATCAAGGACGCGCGAGCGATCGCTCCGCTCGATCCCCGGGTTCGCGCACTGGACGAGTTCTTGATGCCAGGTCGAGCGACGCGACGCGTGCCCCGACTTCTGGCCACCGGGTGGGCCTACTTTGGGCTGAAAGAATGGGCGCGCGCTGGAAGCTGTGCGTGCGAGGTTCTGCGGAGCGATCCGGATCAGGCCGAAGCGCACCTCCTCCTGGGACGGAGTTTGATGCGATCCGAGAACATTCGCGATGGGTTGACCTCGTTGCAGCGGGCAACGGAGCTTGCGCCTTCGGAGGCGGCGGCTTGGCGGGCGCTGGCGGAAGCGTACGCGCAGATCGAAGATGCAGCGGCCGCGCTAGTCGCCGCAGAGCGAGCACTCGAGCATGGTCGGGACGTCGACTACCGCTCCCATTTCCTAGTGGCTTGGGCCGCGCTTACGGTCACAAACCATGAGCGCGCCCGTGCGGTACTTGCTCAGATACTTCAGGCTCAGCCGGGCAACTTGCGGGCCAAGCGATGGCTCCTGCTGGCTGAGGGTCAGGCGAACATCCCCAAGGGGGAAATCTCGCCGTCGGCGAGAATTCCGCCAAGGGCCGCGCGAGACGCCTACGATCTTTTGGTGTGCGGCCTGGAGGTCAACGAGCACCACGGCGTGGGCGTTCTCCTTAAGCGTTTTTTCCCCGCGTCGCACTCCTTCGTCACCCTGCGTTCGCGCACGCAGTACAAGGGCGAAGAGTCCTTTGGGGCCATCAACATGGTCGCGCCATCGGCTGGGCTGTCCTTAAATGCGATTCGCCGCGATCTGAGCCTGCTCCTCGACGGACGCCGGATTCGACGAATCCTGTGCGTCCCCTATTACCTCGCCGATTTCCATCATGGCTATCTGGCGCGTGAACTGACGGGCGCGCCCCTTTGCACCTATGTGATGGACGACCAGAATGTCTATACTTCGAACGTGCCCGATTCCGCCGCGAAGCGGTTGTTCGAAGCTTCGGATCTGCGGCTCGCCATCTCGGAAGAAATGACGGCGTCCTACGAGCGGAAGTTTGGGACCACGTTCCACTTTGCGCCCCCCGTGCTCACCTCGAACGCGGACGCCGTCGTCAATGTTTGGGATAGGAGTACGGCGCCGGCCAATCGTGCGGCGATGCTGGGCAATGTTTGGACCTTCGCTCAGTTCGAGCGCTTGCGGGCCTTTACTCGCGCCACCGGTCTGACCATCGACTGGTTTGGAAGCGGTCCCAAAGCGGCATGGCTGGGCGTCGACCCGCTCGCATTGGCGAATGACGGGATTCACTGCGCTGGCTTCCTGCCCGAACGCGATCTCATCCGGCGGATAGCGACGTATCCGTTTGTCGTTATCCCGAGCGGCATGCTGGATGAAACGGAGGACAATGAGTCCTTCTCCCGGCTGAGCTTGCCTTCTCGGATGCTGTTCGTCCTGACGAAAACGTGCACACCGATGCTGGTGCTGGGCAGCCCTGACACTGCGGCCGGCCGGTTTGTGCTTCGCCATGGGGTTGGGCTTTGCACGAGCTACCGCCCGGACGAGGCGCAGCGTGCGATCAGGCGGATAACCGAGCCCGATACCCGCCAACGGTTTCTTGCTAACGCCCGAGCCGTCGCGCCGCGGTATGTTCTGCCAGATCCCGAGGCTTGGCTCTGGCGTTCTCTCTCGGGACGTCGAGTGCTGCCAGCTTCTTGGAACGCACCTGTTCCGGATCAAAACACGGCAGTCAGGATGGCCGGAGCAGTCTGA
- a CDS encoding tetratricopeptide repeat protein: MPLDALLPQPFVTPQTPQATPDGKPSAAQPCAAAVAAARSCLATYLAAPASAEAWTNFSNAVQAAANAAAALPHSATDAILRADLGELIRKVVAAGVQERLAVSDAAVPVAKGWPGLVAQMLLRPAWAIAVLPELERVPEWLMLTCAEWLFAVPESFAAPGQADAYAAHCERQLTKLVEGVERNPGALAVRTALDHYQTRSNQALLRLSSQSLRRHAELHARLIARLERKKISVEPPVAIGREGRLLRLGFVVPEFDGSAAMHATMPLLGHLDPDRFETQVFILRPTENRWESAVRQSAAQVQTLPADVAEQAALIAGSMLDVLVFCGELTGSFGDLAKLATARLAPLQVATSAHHGGTTGFVNIDVFVAGAFTEVDKDPAQFSERLAVMAGPARTFDFVTGTGAVETQITRADVGLPADAVVFAAAADWTQITPEVLASWSRLLSAVPNSRLLFQRTGADAVDADIAARACAAIDRALAGAGIADDRSVLLTAVPASQHELEAVLSLGDVYLDVSGEDAAAVAALSRGVPVVTHAGAHLRGQRVAALLRSIGCSELIAPRAEEMNGLVVGLARNAEQRAGLAERIRSTMACVAWPFDALATGDAFGDVLESAFDEMLSVGERKLHGNDGPIQINGDAIALPEHLRAAEQALSDADYFNAAAEARQMLRAQPANAVARALLGRALLGLGQVARAVDYLLPAVEAADANAARWLYLAQAMHGNGQSSEAIQALQTSLQLDVTNGEAWLMLIDLAEAVGATDLARDAFTELKRHAPNHPQIAALSARLGC, encoded by the coding sequence ATGCCTCTGGACGCGCTTTTGCCTCAACCCTTCGTCACGCCACAAACCCCTCAAGCGACCCCGGACGGCAAGCCGTCTGCTGCGCAGCCATGCGCGGCCGCGGTTGCAGCAGCCCGGAGTTGTCTCGCGACCTACCTGGCGGCACCGGCGTCGGCCGAAGCTTGGACCAATTTCAGCAACGCCGTGCAGGCTGCGGCGAACGCGGCGGCGGCGCTGCCGCACAGCGCGACCGATGCCATCCTGCGTGCGGATCTCGGCGAATTGATCCGCAAGGTTGTGGCCGCGGGAGTGCAGGAGCGACTGGCCGTGAGCGATGCCGCGGTTCCGGTCGCGAAAGGCTGGCCAGGGCTGGTTGCGCAGATGCTGCTGCGGCCGGCGTGGGCGATCGCCGTTTTACCGGAGCTGGAGCGTGTGCCGGAGTGGTTGATGCTTACCTGTGCGGAGTGGCTGTTCGCCGTGCCGGAGAGTTTCGCGGCACCGGGGCAGGCAGACGCCTACGCGGCGCACTGCGAGCGACAGCTCACCAAGCTGGTCGAAGGTGTGGAGCGGAATCCTGGGGCGCTTGCCGTCCGTACGGCGCTGGACCATTACCAGACTCGTTCGAACCAGGCGCTGCTGCGGTTGAGTTCGCAGAGCCTCCGTCGGCACGCCGAGCTGCACGCGCGGCTGATCGCGCGGCTCGAACGGAAAAAAATCAGCGTCGAACCGCCGGTGGCGATCGGTCGCGAGGGGCGGCTGCTGCGGTTGGGATTTGTGGTGCCGGAATTCGATGGCAGCGCGGCGATGCACGCTACGATGCCGCTGCTCGGTCATCTGGATCCGGATCGGTTCGAGACACAGGTTTTTATCCTGCGACCGACTGAGAACCGTTGGGAAAGCGCGGTCCGGCAAAGCGCCGCGCAGGTGCAGACCCTGCCGGCAGACGTGGCGGAGCAGGCGGCCCTGATCGCTGGATCGATGCTCGACGTGCTGGTTTTCTGTGGCGAACTGACAGGCAGTTTTGGCGACCTCGCGAAACTGGCGACGGCGCGGCTGGCGCCGCTGCAGGTTGCGACGTCGGCCCACCATGGGGGCACGACCGGCTTCGTGAACATCGATGTGTTCGTGGCGGGGGCGTTCACCGAGGTGGACAAGGATCCGGCGCAGTTCAGCGAGCGGCTGGCCGTGATGGCGGGGCCTGCGCGAACGTTCGATTTTGTGACGGGCACCGGAGCGGTCGAGACGCAGATCACGCGTGCCGACGTTGGACTGCCGGCGGATGCGGTGGTGTTCGCTGCCGCGGCGGACTGGACCCAGATCACACCGGAGGTTCTGGCTTCGTGGAGCCGGCTGCTGTCGGCGGTGCCGAACAGCCGGTTGTTGTTCCAGCGGACGGGCGCCGATGCTGTTGACGCGGACATCGCAGCACGCGCCTGCGCGGCGATCGATCGCGCGCTGGCCGGGGCTGGAATTGCTGATGACCGCAGCGTACTACTTACCGCGGTGCCGGCTTCGCAACACGAGCTGGAGGCGGTGCTTTCATTGGGGGACGTTTATCTCGACGTCAGCGGCGAGGATGCGGCGGCGGTAGCGGCGCTGAGCCGTGGCGTGCCAGTGGTGACGCACGCGGGCGCGCATCTGCGCGGTCAACGCGTGGCAGCGCTGCTACGCTCGATTGGCTGCAGCGAACTGATCGCGCCACGCGCTGAAGAGATGAACGGGCTGGTGGTAGGACTCGCGCGCAACGCCGAGCAGCGCGCCGGGCTGGCGGAACGGATTCGCAGCACGATGGCGTGCGTGGCCTGGCCATTCGACGCGCTCGCGACCGGCGACGCGTTCGGCGATGTGCTGGAGTCCGCGTTCGACGAAATGCTTTCCGTGGGCGAGCGAAAGCTCCACGGCAACGACGGGCCGATCCAAATCAACGGCGACGCGATCGCGCTGCCGGAGCATCTGCGGGCGGCCGAGCAGGCGTTGAGTGACGCTGACTATTTCAATGCAGCCGCCGAAGCGCGGCAGATGCTGCGGGCGCAGCCGGCAAACGCCGTGGCCCGTGCACTCCTCGGCCGAGCCCTGTTGGGCCTCGGTCAGGTCGCGCGTGCCGTGGACTACCTGTTGCCCGCGGTGGAAGCCGCCGACGCGAACGCGGCGCGCTGGCTCTATCTCGCGCAGGCGATGCATGGAAACGGCCAGAGCAGTGAGGCGATTCAGGCCTTGCAGACGAGTCTGCAGCTCGACGTCACGAACGGGGAGGCGTGGCTGATGTTGATCGACCTGGCGGAAGCCGTCGGCGCGACTGACCTCGCGCGCGATGCGTTCACCGAGCTGAAGCGCCACGCGCCGAATCACCCGCAGATCGCAGCGCTTTCCGCCCGCCTCGGCTGCTGA
- a CDS encoding HDOD domain-containing protein, translating into MSATPIPRETLLHVAKSIPAAPRILAELGHLLLDPNSDMSEVTALLRRDASLTARIIRISNSAFYNAGQPYASLEEALARVGYMEVYRLTGFAAVSQVADKPLAIYGVSGAQVRENALLTALVAEILAPRAGVDARLAYTAGLLRSMGKIALDGLTRSGSYRGSYPGHSAGPLATWEVNFVGMNNCEAAAIILKEWRFPAETVEGIRDHYLTAGEGSPLARLLNVASGAAERGGHRFPGELDYWKALPAKFEYGEIAAEEVDDALQAALEQFGPVRAAVS; encoded by the coding sequence ATGAGCGCCACTCCTATTCCGCGCGAGACGCTGCTGCATGTCGCGAAATCCATTCCCGCGGCCCCGCGCATTCTCGCCGAGCTCGGTCATCTGCTGCTCGACCCGAACTCCGACATGAGCGAAGTCACGGCGCTGCTGCGCCGCGATGCCTCGCTGACGGCGCGCATCATCCGGATCAGCAACAGCGCCTTCTACAATGCCGGACAGCCTTATGCCTCGTTGGAGGAGGCCCTCGCGCGCGTCGGCTACATGGAGGTTTACCGGCTAACGGGTTTCGCGGCGGTGTCGCAGGTTGCGGACAAGCCGCTGGCAATCTACGGCGTGAGCGGAGCGCAGGTGCGCGAAAATGCGCTGCTCACCGCTTTGGTGGCGGAGATCCTCGCGCCGCGCGCCGGCGTCGATGCGCGATTGGCGTACACGGCGGGGCTGTTGCGCTCGATGGGCAAGATCGCCTTGGACGGGCTGACGCGCAGTGGCAGCTATCGCGGCAGCTATCCCGGTCACTCGGCCGGGCCGCTCGCCACGTGGGAGGTGAACTTCGTCGGGATGAACAATTGTGAGGCGGCCGCGATCATTCTGAAGGAGTGGAGGTTCCCCGCGGAGACGGTGGAGGGAATCCGCGACCACTATCTCACTGCGGGCGAGGGTTCCCCGCTGGCGCGTTTGCTTAATGTGGCCTCGGGGGCGGCGGAGCGTGGCGGCCATCGGTTCCCGGGCGAACTGGACTATTGGAAGGCGCTGCCCGCCAAGTTCGAATACGGCGAGATTGCCGCCGAGGAAGTCGACGACGCGCTACAAGCAGCTTTAGAGCAATTCGGCCCGGTGCGCGCCGCGGTGAGCTGA
- a CDS encoding HDOD domain-containing protein has translation MSPPPARKAPYAEAVIKRRIEACPKLGSLQSINRALSELLHSEQSLNSQIAQIIRRDPSLTARLLRMVNSVYYGLSAQINNIEEAVFYLGLRQIRELSMATPVIEELEKLQTHSVTLPWKELWNHSIATAILTREILSATTFQIDDDTDYLIGLLHNVGKVIMANAFPDELQQLIGMHAHTPAAFCRLERELIGWDHAKIGAYYLEQHRISDEIITAVLHHNDPARAPQHQMFAAAVQVADHVVRHAGITGGFESVAPVEHEAWLKLDGWRILYGAEGPEGMLARAALANTLNRLPSMLQGLL, from the coding sequence ATGTCTCCTCCACCCGCCAGGAAAGCACCCTACGCCGAGGCGGTCATCAAGCGGCGTATTGAAGCGTGTCCGAAACTCGGCTCGTTGCAGAGCATCAACCGCGCGCTAAGCGAGCTGCTGCATTCGGAACAGAGCCTGAATTCGCAGATCGCCCAGATCATTCGCCGCGACCCTTCGCTGACCGCGCGGCTGCTGCGGATGGTGAACTCGGTGTACTACGGGCTCTCCGCGCAGATCAACAACATCGAGGAGGCGGTCTTTTATCTCGGGCTGCGACAGATTCGCGAGCTCTCCATGGCCACGCCCGTGATCGAGGAGCTGGAAAAGCTCCAGACCCACTCTGTCACGCTCCCGTGGAAGGAGCTCTGGAATCACAGCATCGCCACGGCGATCCTCACGCGCGAAATCCTGAGCGCGACGACTTTTCAGATCGACGATGACACCGACTACCTGATCGGCCTGCTGCACAACGTCGGGAAGGTCATCATGGCGAATGCGTTTCCCGACGAACTCCAGCAGTTGATCGGCATGCACGCGCATACGCCCGCGGCCTTTTGCCGGCTCGAACGCGAGCTGATCGGATGGGATCATGCGAAGATCGGCGCGTATTATCTGGAGCAGCATCGCATCTCGGATGAGATCATCACCGCCGTGCTGCACCACAACGACCCGGCTCGCGCGCCCCAGCATCAGATGTTCGCTGCCGCGGTTCAAGTGGCCGATCACGTCGTTCGGCACGCCGGCATCACCGGCGGTTTCGAATCGGTCGCACCGGTGGAACACGAAGCCTGGCTCAAGCTCGACGGCTGGCGCATTCTCTACGGCGCCGAAGGGCCGGAAGGCATGCTCGCCCGCGCCGCGCTCGCCAACACCCTGAATCGGCTGCCGTCGATGTTGCAGGGTTTGCTGTGA